The genome window ACCGCTCACTCCTTCCGATATCCATTCAATGCTCGAGCAAGAGCAGGAGGCAATGGTACGACACGCTGGAATCCTTCTTTTATTGGGTCTATGCTTACTCTATCCTACTCTAGGTAAATCGCTTGTCGCGAGAGCTTTCCCTCCTTCGTCAACAAACGAACTCGGTCGCATCGACAGCCTCCTcgacatccaccaccctTAACGACTCGGTAGATGGGCTCCATGCATCGCCATACGTTATCAGCACTGCGCACCCCACATCATCGCGAAGACACCGCTCATCCTCCAGCTTGAGCTCCTCCTACATCCCAGCGGTGCAAGGCTCGAGAGCGGGAAGTGTTTCCGGCATTGCTCCTGCGCGAGAGACATATCTTCCTTCGACCCGTCCTGATCCCTCGCGACCGGGCCGAAGCAGGGAATCATCGCTCACCTCTCATCGGCAATCGGAAGGAGCGTTGCCATCAACGCCAGGATCTCATCATCAGACACAACCGACTGACCACGCAGCCCATCATGCGGGCAGCTATCCGCACCGCAGCTCGCTGTCCCAGCAGAAGACGCCCAGTATTAGTTCTACAAGCCGCCATGAAGAGGTCTTGCAGCAGCGCGGAGAAGTCGATTCGCTCAAACGCGAGAACGAGATGCTACGCCGACGTGTCCGAGACCTTGAGTCTGTCATCTCCAAGCTTCATTTACAGGAGTCGAATGCGTCTCATCTGAGAGACGACAACTCCCCATCTACACCTACCCCAGACTCAAAAGAGCCATCCGGTACGGAGACGAAGGAATGAGATAGAGATGTCTAAAAGCTTCTTTGGCTATAGATTGGGTGCTATGGATGAATTACGGAAAGCAGGATCTTTCAGCCGTTATTTTATTCGCTTTGCTTTGCCATTTTTGGGtcagatttatttatttacttctaGGTTGTTCGGGCGCACATCtcggttttctttttccggctttgcttctgcttctgcgaTTAGACGCTTTGGGCCTCGGGGAAAATGCTACTGCCTTCCAGGGCGGACCTATAGGGGGAAGACACTGGTACCATctagatagatgatagtCCAAGGATGGTAGCACTAAGAATGTTTCAGTTTCACTCTGcacttctccctcccacttTCACATGTTGTCTTTCGAATGGCCAACGCGGCCGTGGCCCACTGTGGCTGTGCGCGAGACTGGCTGCCCCTCGCGACGTCATCTGTGGCGCCTCCAGGCCCGCCCCCTAAACACGAAACATTGTCCAGTCTTCTTAAATAACagctctcctcttcttcctcctttctctctttttctcttcagaTTTAAAAATCTACTCTCTCAATAGTATACCACCTacatctatctctctctacctTCTTCCAAAACTCACCTCACACATCATGTCTGAACGCTCCACCGTCCACGTCGAGGGCATTGCGCCCGCAACCACCGACAAGGAGGTCCAGGACTTCTTTAGCTTCTGGTATGCAATGCAGGCATTTCAAACCCACCCCTTGCATGAACTGCACAGCTGACAACCTTACAGCGGAAAGATCACCCACATTTCTGTTACCCCCGTTTCAGGCGAAGCTGAAGCCCAAAAGTCGGCCACCGTCACTTTCGAAAAGGAAGCGTAAGTTACCCCGCACCTTACCCGTCCGTCATTGTCGCCAAATAACACCATCAActacctctccctcccagaGTATCAAAGCTAACCAAATATCCCCTGCAATAGTGCTGCTAAGACcgctctcctcctcgacaACACCCAGCTTGGTTCCTCCCTTGTGCATGTCAAGGCAGCTCAGACCCTTGACGACATCGCCGGCGACCAGGCCGCCAGCGCCGGACAGGCCAAGGACGAGCACAACCACGACCTCGAGCAGGAGGATAAGCCCCGTTCTCGTATTGTAGCTGAGTACTTGGCCCACGGCTACACCCTCAGCGACAATGCCATCCAGAAGGCCATCGCCCTGGACAACAAGCACGGGTTCTCGTCGCGCTTCACCAGCGCTCTGTCCACCTTCGACCAGAAGTACCACGCCACGGACCGTGCTCGTGGTCTGGACGAGAACTACAAGCTCAGCGACAAGGCGACCACTGGCTGGCGTAATCTGAACCACTACTTCGAGAAGGCCCTCGACACTCCCTCTGGCAGGAAGTTGCGGGACTTTTACTCCCAGACCAACAAGCAGGTGCAGGATATCCACAATGAGGCTCGCCGACTTGCGGACTTGAAGAGCGGCAAGACCACTactgagggtggtgaggctCCTACCCCTAGCACGGCACCTGCTACTCAGCCGGCGGGTACTGCTGCCCCTGCTGAGCAGGCGTAAGCAAATCCAAAATTCCAATTGGAAATCCGAAGAAAACAGGATTAGGGGTAATGAGCAACGAGGGTGTGGTTTCTGTCTGTATGCCATAATGACTTGACCTTTATTCAGTTCATGTAATGCTTCAGTGACAAACATCTTTTTTGCGATAGCTAGCTGTCTGGAACAAGCGATACCTCTATACCAACCAATTTGACACCACCTCATTTCTATATAATCAACTTAATCCCAATAAAGGAGTTAAACTATCCCATCCTCGACGACTATACactacaccaccaacccccataaaaagaaagtagatcacaaaaaataatatcatatcataaccATATCATAAATACATTTCACTCCGATTCTTTAGCCCCCATCCCTAAACAcatgaaagaaaataagaaggaAGGTTAGGCAACACCCCCCTTCGAAAACTTCGCACTCTCTATATCCTCCAACGGATGCTTGGGGTTACTCGACAATCCAGCCGTCTGGGCCGCCTGATCCTGGACGTCATGTTCGGGCGGGGCATATTGAGGCTGGGCTTTGCCCTGCGAGGGAGGGTCTTGTTGCTGGGCGCCGGATTGGCGCTCGGGGGAGGGCGATTGGCGGCCGGCGTTGGGGGCGGACATTTTCAATCCCTTTATTTCTTCAAAAATTGATTTGAAGGACTAGAGTGGGTTGGTTAGATTTTTGATTCGTGACGACCGTGAAATGAGGGGAAGATTTGACTTACTGTAGGTAGGTTTAGGTAGTTATAGTAGGTATATGAGGTTtagaatagatatagattGTGGTATGTAAGTAGGTAGATaactggaggaagaggaaggaagggttTAAATATCAATTCACTCAGGGTCCAGATTTTCCCCAAGTTCAGTCAGCTAGCTATGATATACACCCAGGCCAGTCAAGCAAGGTTAATTGcgttgggggtggatgaaAGTGGTTCTGGgaaacatcatcatgacGTGTaagttggtgatggatggatcgatGGCTCTTGTAAAAAAGCGGTGGTTACGTAGATACTTTGGTTTGTTTCATTGTGTGGGGGGTGTACATAGTAGTATGTTTATCATTGATAATACCTAGTATTAAGTTATAAGTTACTGCTTATTAGTCTATTCATTAGAACAGATATTGTAATATTGAATGGCAGCTTCAATTAATGATCGATGATGAGCGAAGATGATCAGTCTTGGAGACGATGATGTCATTCCTTTACTCTGTGTCACGTGATATATGTGCTTATGTAATGATATACAGGATTGCTGAATAACTTATGTAAGGATTCATCAAGTTCTGTGATGTTTTGATTGACATTAGTCCGTCCCTATGGTGGAGTAGTTCTGTTGGGTGTTTTTGGCATTGCCTTACGAAAAGAAAGTCGTTATGTATAGTTGGACTGCGAGGTCTACGTACTATAGTAGTCATATTAGAATTGTGCTGTGTTGGTgcaatgaatatatatatataaagagcTCGAATGCATATAGTATAACGTACTGCTAGTGACTCTTCTACGTAAGTCTGACTAACATGCCTCGTTCTTATCAGTCAATAACCAGCATATAGTCAATAGGTCTCTTCAATTCAAGCTATCGTGGATAGAATGCATTAATTGTATGTAACTAGGAGGATATGGTGATGGCGACATCATCACAACTATTTTGGAACTATATTGTGATGATATCTAACTTTGCTTGGAATTAACCAATAAATAAAGACAACATTTCACCGCTTTCAACAAAATTCAATACATGTATGGCACCGTTTGTAAAAGCCTGACAGCTGAACCCCCTTGGGCCACTATGTATGGAGATAGACTTCTAACATctgtctggctggctggaagTTTGTCATAGACAACAATTCAGAAGCCAGTGGTTTTGAAAGGAGCAATTGCTTCATGCTAAGCCAAATGGCAATCATTCACAGGAGTATCACAGTATTTACACATTTCTAAATGCCTCTCAAGGCACGGACTCAAATTACTGCAAAAATGCACGCGCTGCCCATCGGCCACCATACAAAGAGCACTGATCATTCATACTCAGCTGCAGGTTGGCAGAATGCATAAATATAGCCTTCACGTTGTCCAACATTATAACCATAAGTCAATTGACAGGATTAATTGGGGGGAATCGATTCTCTTCGGATTTGCAGCACCACTGCACTCGAACATTGGGGGGTAAAAGGAACTTTTGGGAAAATAACCGGGGACATCACCAGAGGGTTAGGTTAGTAAAAACGTCAACGGAACAGgagacagaaaaaaagaaattgttCTAAATgacaaaggaaaagaaaataagaaaaggcATAGATGGCGTTATAACGTATCCAGCAGGCCGCTCGACAACACTAGCCGTCGCCACGACAGATGTGAAGATTTACAAGCCTGCCAAAACAGACATCCAACCTGGGATggcatttttctttttctccttttttgAATTTCGTTGCGATGTTCGTTGCCTCGAAGAGACCGACTGGCTCGTTTCGTCAGCCCTCCGGGTTCATCGTAGCGCTTCTAGTTCCCATTGGTCTGGACACCAGCCGCCTCGGCGTTGGCCGCCGCCAAAGTCTTCGCTTCAGCCTCGTGGAACACGGACTGGAGGACTTGCTGTTCCTCTTGGCTCAGGATCTTCGCAAGGTTTTCGTAGAGCTGGGGCTGTTCTTGTTGGAGACCTATTTCATTGTCAGTGGCCATACACTTCACATAGTCGAACATGGACGTACTCATAAGAACGTGCTTGAACATGCCATAAGGCTCAACCTTGTCCAGAGGGGTCTCCAGCAGGCTCTCCTCATCAAggtcatcctcgtcttcatcggcaAAAGAGCCGAACTTCTGGGCCTATATGATGTGTCAATGGTGACCAACCGAATCCCGATTCGATATAACTCACCTCCTTGTTAAGGAAGTCAAGGTAAGCGGCACTGTCATCGGGGACATCGCCCTCCAAGAGCGCCTCAGCCTCATCCTGCTCGGTCCACtcaacctcaccatcccagtcattctcctcatcaccttcgtcctcttcctcatcgaagGTGAAGTCCGACTCCTTGGTGGCATCCTCACGATCTATAGCAGAGTTAGTACACTTGTTTACATAGTTAGGGACAGGTAACATACGCTTGATGGCCGCCGGCAGGGTCTGGAAGAGCCTGGTCACTCCCTGGAGCAATCTGGGCCAACCTTGCTGCACGCTAGCCGGGACATCATTGGCATTCAAGGTCAACAAAGAGCTGATCGCGGCAATCGACAGCTTCTTGTCGTGGACTCTGCGGAAGTTGTCGATGTTGGAGAACCAAGTGCTGAAGAACTTGTTCGTCCAGCCCTTGGCTTCCAGAACCTGAAGACTGAGAACGGGGTTGTAGTAGATGGCGTTGatgaccatctccatcaagtGGATGCGGTAAGACTTCGTCCGGGCCTCGCCAGCGTCGATGACGCGCATCGCCAGCTCAATGAACACGGGGATGTATTGATCGATACCACCGCGGAGGTTCAGCATCAGCGTCTCGGCGAGCTTGCAGCCGCAAATCCGATCGACACCGccgaccttctcatcttggAAGATGTCCTCAACCATGCTGACAACAGCGGCAAGGTAAGCAGGAGTCTGGACCATCGTTTGCGAGCCGTAGGCAACATAGTTGTCCAGGGCGGGTAGCATGTCTTCCAAGTACAGCTCAGCGCCTGCCTTGAAGGTCTTGTGGATGAGCTCAAAGGCCTGCCACATCGTGGGAGAGATGGACTTGGAAGCGAAAGTGCAGCTGTCAATGATCTCAAAGACCTCATTGTAAAGGTCATAGAGCTTGTTCTCAAGAGTGATGCTGATCACAGGCATGAGGATCGTCTCgaggtggagaaggacatcGGGGGTGCTCTCCAGGGTCAGGATCAGGGTTCCGATCGTTTGCAAGACACCCAGAGCGGTGATGCTCTTGTCATCCAAGAAATCGCCGTACGCATCCTCGTCACCCTTGGCCGCATTGCGCTCCAAGAGCTCGCCGACGATACGCATGTAGGTGTCACGAAGCTGCTCGCTAAGTGCCACAGCGAAGGGGGTGAGTTCAGCGGAGAAGACCTCGACAAAGTCCTCCATCACATTGGCCAgagcatcaacatcaacctcgTTCGCGAGCTTGAGCAGCTGCTGCATGATCTGGGGAATGTTCTGCTGCATGGAAGTCCTGATGATATCGTGACGAATAAGGGGCTGCAGAGCGAGCGCGGCCTCGACTCTGACGGGCAGTTCAGAGTCAGTCATAGACTCAAGGATGTTACGGTAGATGATCATCAGATTGTTGGGATCCTGGAAGTCCAGAGCTTCGAACTTCTCCAGGGTGTCACAGGCACGAGCCCTGAGGAAACCGTGGGGACTGCGGAACTCGGGGAAAACATGGCGGACGAAGAAATATTCCACCTGGTCCGCAATGGGGCTCTTCTTGCCAAGGATGACAGAAGCCAGAGAACCAATCATGCGCAGAgcaccctccttctctctgGGCAGCTTCTGGTCATCGGGAGCAGACTCGTACTTGCTCACGACGCTGTTGACGAACGtaaggatggagaaggttTGCTTCTTGCGGTTCTTGGTGAGGGCCACCAGGAAGTTGGTAGCGGCAACGTCGGGGGCCGAAACTTCCTCGTAGAAGTTCAACTTGCGGTGAAGGTACTCGGAGGGATCGGTCTCGAACAATTCAATGTCCTCATCGGACTGGCACaggatggggaagatgaagTGAGCGATCAAGTTGTCCATGTGAGGCTTCAGGTGCTCCCACATAGCCTTCGGCTTGACACACTCCTCGAGGAAGATCATGGTGTAAGCAAGCGCGGGGTTGCTGAGCCACTGTCCCTTGGAAACCCACTTGTCGATTTCCTGCAGGTATCCCTTGAGAATTTCGGGGGCGAAAGTAGTGATGAAAGCCTTGCCGTACTGGGTGTAGTCGGGAGTGCTCGACTTGCTCATCGTCGTAGGGTTTCCGTACCTGCGAAGTGTGATTAGATGAATGCCCCACGCATACACTGCGCGCAATCTACATACCTGATGAAGAGACGGTTCAGGTTGGCATACGACCACTTCTTGCACTTCCACCAGTGGTTGagctctctctcctccttcgactCGTTCATGGCGCTGGCAGGAGGCTCCTTAGCGATGATACGCAGGAAGAGCGTGCACCAATCCACTGTCGCTTGTTGTGTTTGAAGGTGCGGCGAGAGTTCGAACTATACCACCATCGCATTAGTCTCATTAAGCCACCCATATTGGAAATCTCTCATCTCTTCTTGGTTCACCCACGTAGATAGCATGCTTGTAGGACTTGACCACGATGCGGAGCATTTCCGCCGCCTCCAGACTCTCTTCATCGACAAGCTTCAGACCGATGCTCAACAGCTGAGGGAACGAGTGCTCGACGATCTTATCGaattcctccctcttctctccggCCTTGAATCGGTATACACGGCAGATGGCCAGCAGGCACTGCAAACCAGCGTAGACAGAGTTGGCATCGTTCATGCCCAGCAACTGGAGAGTGATGTCCAGAAAACCGGGCCACTGCTCGGGGAAATCATGCTGAAGGATtttctgaagaagaggaaccagTTGAGCCCGAACGTTCGGCGGCGTGGATGCCAGGGCGGGAATCAGCCTCTCACGGAACCCcggtttctcctcctcgggaATCGGTGTGCGCAGCGGACTTTCTTCGACAGGGGACCAACCACGGTTGATGCGGTTCTTCAGGTAAACACCGGCTAGAGAAAATCATCGTTACGTTAGATCATTAACTCTCTTTTATGGTATGAGGGTgtggaataaaaaaaaagggcgGTGGGTGATCGCCCGGACGGTCAccacaaaaaaaaaacctaCCCGACAGTTGGACGGCATTGTTCTGTTCCCCCTGCAAAATATCCAAGAGCGCATTTATGAATCCAGGTTGCGTCTCGGCCTAGAGAGAAATATGAAATTAGTATGATGCCACACTCAGCAGATCTGAGCCTCTATTCCCACACATACATATTTCAAATCCAATTCAGCTTGGCGTCGATTATCCGCATTGGGGTCGAGGGTAGACTGTATACGGTCTCGTAAAGCGGCAACATCCATCTCGCACCAGCAAGGGCCCCCGGTAATAGAAAATCAAGCTGGAAGAATAAAGTAAAAGACCCCGTTACGCGGTGTGTGAGCCGGGAGGTgtgaggggaggaggagggggcgagATGAGGGCGATAAAGTAGgcgggggggaaggaggagaaggagggattgaTAGTCAAATAATGTGCAGAGAGACAGCAAAAGTGCCCTTTGGgtttgttgggtttggttttCTCTCGTGGTTTTTCAAATAAGCGTGCCCGCCCCGCGCCTATGGCAGCTAATCAGAGGCCTCGCCGCCACGCGCGGTAACAGaattttgcttttctcctgAGCCTGAGGCCTCGGGATTGGGGGCAATTTAAGGCGGAATTTTTCCTGGTCCAAGCTTGGAGCGACTTTTATCCTTATTCTTACAAAAGAGGGTCTATTGATTTAAGTCTGGGGTTCGGTTCCTTTATATGTGTGCTTCTAGCAGCCGCCTCAggcaaggagaaggggaactAATGAAACGCACTGgaaacaacaataacaaaaggcaaagaaaagaaaaagtatagTATCTagtgggaaaaaaaggaaagagtaaTTCCCCACGTggtttcccctctcccccctcaaacAACAGTCCATCCCCCCAGCACTGACCAGTTGCCCTGCTTcccactactagtactccgtagtagcTTTACATGTACAAAGAGGCCGCAAAGATCACATCTCTCTTGATCTGCTCCTGTGCCTGTTGCATCTTCGTATACAACGTCGGATCACCCACCAACTTCGCCGCATTCTTCACCTCCCGACATGTTTCGTCTAGACGCGTAATGGTCCGTACAATGGTGCCTTCCATCACATCAGTAAGGTCGGTGATACGGTTAAACGACATTCCCTTCGCCCATTCGTAGACAACCTCGGCCAGACCAAACCGTGGCTGACTAGCGAAATCGTTGCTGTCTTCGCTGGTTTGGATCACCTGGTGCTGAATCTGGAAATCATTCACGCGGTCGGAGATCCTCACAATGgcttccttgcccttctcaaGGCGAGGAGTCAATGTGGGAACGTTCTCTGTCTTTTCTTGGAAAACGAATGCGGATAACAACGCAACAATTTCCTCGGGTTCATATTCAGCCAGAACGTTCTCGAGGATCAACTCAGTCAGAACAAGCTCATCGGCGGAGTGAATCTGTTCGGTGATTAGCGTTTGAATTGAACGA of Aspergillus luchuensis IFO 4308 DNA, chromosome 7, nearly complete sequence contains these proteins:
- a CDS encoding uncharacterized protein (COG:S;~EggNog:ENOG410PRNV) yields the protein MASGLNPGSLSSPRLRPRAATTMQPTTTSTLSSRRSSQVMAPSVAASLPGTHTAAIPTVSDQTNNMSTSGPLRHPKPLTPSDIHSMLEQEQEAMVNRLSRELSLLRQQTNSVASTASSTSTTLNDSVDGLHASPYVISTAHPTSSRRHRSSSSLSSSYIPAVQGSRAGSVSGIAPARETYLPSTRPDPSRPGRSRESSLTSHRQSEGALPSTPGSHHQTQPTDHAAHHAGSYPHRSSLSQQKTPSISSTSRHEEVLQQRGEVDSLKRENEMLRRRVRDLESVISKLHLQESNASHLRDDNSPSTPTPDSKEPSGTETKE
- the vip1 gene encoding putative actin cytoskeleton protein (VIP1) (COG:S;~EggNog:ENOG410PI8D;~InterPro:IPR000504,IPR012677,IPR035979;~PFAM:PF00076,PF14605;~go_function: GO:0003676 - nucleic acid binding [Evidence IEA]) produces the protein MSERSTVHVEGIAPATTDKEVQDFFSFCGKITHISVTPVSGEAEAQKSATVTFEKEAAAKTALLLDNTQLGSSLVHVKAAQTLDDIAGDQAASAGQAKDEHNHDLEQEDKPRSRIVAEYLAHGYTLSDNAIQKAIALDNKHGFSSRFTSALSTFDQKYHATDRARGLDENYKLSDKATTGWRNLNHYFEKALDTPSGRKLRDFYSQTNKQVQDIHNEARRLADLKSGKTTTEGGEAPTPSTAPATQPAGTAAPAEQA
- a CDS encoding uncharacterized protein (COG:S;~EggNog:ENOG410QE02), with the translated sequence MSAPNAGRQSPSPERQSGAQQQDPPSQGKAQPQYAPPEHDVQDQAAQTAGLSSNPKHPLEDIESAKFSKGGVA
- a CDS encoding putative nonsense-mediated mRNA decay protein (Nmd5) (COG:U,Y;~EggNog:ENOG410PHDR;~InterPro:IPR001494,IPR016024,IPR011989,IPR013713;~PFAM:PF03810;~go_function: GO:0008536 - Ran GTPase binding [Evidence IEA];~go_process: GO:0006886 - intracellular protein transport [Evidence IEA]), which produces MDVAALRDRIQSTLDPNADNRRQAELDLKYAETQPGFINALLDILQGEQNNAVQLSAGVYLKNRINRGWSPVEESPLRTPIPEEEKPGFRERLIPALASTPPNVRAQLVPLLQKILQHDFPEQWPGFLDITLQLLGMNDANSVYAGLQCLLAICRVYRFKAGEKREEFDKIVEHSFPQLLSIGLKLVDEESLEAAEMLRIVVKSYKHAIYFELSPHLQTQQATVDWCTLFLRIIAKEPPASAMNESKEERELNHWWKCKKWSYANLNRLFIRYGNPTTMSKSSTPDYTQYGKAFITTFAPEILKGYLQEIDKWVSKGQWLSNPALAYTMIFLEECVKPKAMWEHLKPHMDNLIAHFIFPILCQSDEDIELFETDPSEYLHRKLNFYEEVSAPDVAATNFLVALTKNRKKQTFSILTFVNSVVSKYESAPDDQKLPREKEGALRMIGSLASVILGKKSPIADQVEYFFVRHVFPEFRSPHGFLRARACDTLEKFEALDFQDPNNLMIIYRNILESMTDSELPVRVEAALALQPLIRHDIIRTSMQQNIPQIMQQLLKLANEVDVDALANVMEDFVEVFSAELTPFAVALSEQLRDTYMRIVGELLERNAAKGDEDAYGDFLDDKSITALGVLQTIGTLILTLESTPDVLLHLETILMPVISITLENKLYDLYNEVFEIIDSCTFASKSISPTMWQAFELIHKTFKAGAELYLEDMLPALDNYVAYGSQTMVQTPAYLAAVVSMVEDIFQDEKVGGVDRICGCKLAETLMLNLRGGIDQYIPVFIELAMRVIDAGEARTKSYRIHLMEMVINAIYYNPVLSLQVLEAKGWTNKFFSTWFSNIDNFRRVHDKKLSIAAISSLLTLNANDVPASVQQGWPRLLQGVTRLFQTLPAAIKHREDATKESDFTFDEEEDEGDEENDWDGEVEWTEQDEAEALLEGDVPDDSAAYLDFLNKEAQKFGSFADEDEDDLDEESLLETPLDKVEPYGMFKHVLMSLQQEQPQLYENLAKILSQEEQQVLQSVFHEAEAKTLAAANAEAAGVQTNGN